Below is a genomic region from Deltaproteobacteria bacterium.
CTGTATAGATTTTATTTCGTAATGGAGGTGGACAGTGAATATCAGCGATGTCTTGCAAGAATTTAAGCGTCGGCTAGAGATGGTCTATGAAGATAATCTTAAAGATATTATTCTCTTTGGTTCAAGGGTAAGAGGAGATTTTACCGAAGAATCTGATATAGATATTCTTGTCTTATTAGGCAATATTACAAGCTATGAGGATGAATTCAATAAAATCTTCCGAATTCAGCGTGAAATAGAAAGAAAGTATGATGATAGAGTAATTATAAGTTCTACCCTGGCTATTCAGGATGATTACAATTCAAGGCTCGAACCTTTATATCTTAATATTCGAAAGGAAGGAGTTTCGTTGTGAAAAATGAAATTAAAGGGATTATCCAGAAGGCAGAAAGAAGCCTTAAAGTGGCTTTAGGTCTTTTTGCAGAAAATGATTTTGATTTTGCGGTCTCAAGGGCATATTATTCAATGTTTTATATGGCCGAAGCTGTTCTTCTTACAAAAGGTCTCTCGTTCTCAAAGCACTCAGGCGTTATATCTGGATTTAATCAGCATTTTATCAAGACAGGTATTTTTGAATACAAATATTATGAAATGCTTCGCTTCGCATTTGAACAAAGGAATATTGGAGATTACAGGTTTCTTCAGCAGGTTTCAAAAGAAACAGCCCAAAGGGTTGTAAATGAGGCAAGACAATTTTTAGAAGAAACCAAAGAGTACCTGAAAAGTTTTACTAATGGATAAGGTAAAACAGTTTATAGAAAGCCACATACCTCAGATGAATAGCTCCGAAAAGGTATATCAGCTTTTTGAGGGATTAGGGTATAAAATTTTATATCCTTCTTTCAGAGGGAAAGAGGCATTTGGACTACGAGAAAAGGATAAAGAAGATATAAACAGGTGAGTTGAAAAACAGGGGAAAATTAAACTATGAGGTTAAAAAATGGATTCATCATCTCAAAAGTGGCGACATCCTGGGGGCAAACTCAGGGAACTCGGTCCGGAAAGCCTTTCTGATGCCGAACTCCTCGCCATCCTGATCTCTTCGGGCATCAAGGGCAAGCCTGCGGAAAAGATCGCTGAAGAAATTCTCGC
It encodes:
- a CDS encoding nucleotidyltransferase domain-containing protein; the protein is MNISDVLQEFKRRLEMVYEDNLKDIILFGSRVRGDFTEESDIDILVLLGNITSYEDEFNKIFRIQREIERKYDDRVIISSTLAIQDDYNSRLEPLYLNIRKEGVSL
- a CDS encoding HEPN domain-containing protein, producing MKNEIKGIIQKAERSLKVALGLFAENDFDFAVSRAYYSMFYMAEAVLLTKGLSFSKHSGVISGFNQHFIKTGIFEYKYYEMLRFAFEQRNIGDYRFLQQVSKETAQRVVNEARQFLEETKEYLKSFTNG